A genomic window from Lineus longissimus chromosome 17, tnLinLong1.2, whole genome shotgun sequence includes:
- the LOC135501793 gene encoding centrosome-associated protein 350-like isoform X2: protein MSNFRGRRVTEPTPVIRAPPNTDFYHDTSTLSVHTRRHHHLPRSYYDRNRRLDCLAQAWDSMGKAKSVLRRVEHRLEDARRPSPTSFEEREKETCISMDEKSTKVKNENSFNKSHPRHKDKQSLRKISRLDDKFKDDYIYTRSRSPLASLNYDRHFVRNESRTLTPTMHLNDDHNRSITPPKHVNFIEKPEFHEIESRTRSYLDQNSNMSGKRYGHGSGFDKTYETEPYGAYAADDSIADTPVGAAREPEINFLNDNLHLNTNRDFDLGLEPGSRGLDRDDFPKLGSYNAASLLRGSERRTKTPSPYMLEGGAFDHYGCAYTGSMDDMDIVAPGRRIKKGIKDLGKDSDGLARIKELIDEQRRNMSSPQELESHKEEEEEAELLAKVRHQESDAVMLNSYDAWEQPAGQPLSRKIAAGPPAPSYKGFNEVETKIRTPEGRVVKVPSHRRKTKKVDRAKEKPKTKATEKEPPLPQIAQAMSPLDDTPIKENQPKKSARVLATKKPSKFERKDIITTKSWREGQKLIRRELGPLPKPSVGKKKDNKSMDDSQEFEEPVAKPWDRDDNDDDNDKHGADEIPKQPEPRPILSEPGPILSEEAKDVLHDLGLGSDSEHSDDPHDHDGADKSRRKHTMKRKAPTSEVPSKKEPIAKVRHYDSDEVRRYIQKQQNERKKRQEEEKRAQKEAEENRQKQLQDLYKRARSKTTKTKPRNRPGNETRLDETFSKGPAPELSKRHPFHEDRPSMGVSGSDKENFDSKKVEAGQLWNKDEEDDSDTLTEESDGELTPRASAGKEGLKPAIPESEPMQLEDLMDRFTSSQAAAAAPEQPAADAAKPRDTQQNTQEIPSNDLPTSAPAVTTSAPTSTVNQRPLTAFDSTTALPASYSTRPYSALYPEIGQNRTRADRLQALHNTAASLQNRLDSETHRLTADANILPRRSPLDPTFGPSRDAWGYSQPDDSVPFVSRHDKIAGTHDDYSVFNRDLPGVGNLANRAQVIEGDRERNDAATAIQAAYRGHTVRQSMDWKMPSGSPMRSSLRKDVHLEPRALTSSMDRYNDSDVTESLDESDSDYINRRIGAALFSKDYCASNTEIKRSPVEFTQVPSHRHLRSSKPRYMWEEKRADPFSIYNIHTRRLQQQNEQGNPRSSPQEFYTRETVAPRLTAPENYKYSSLPGQEQPSSSTLTSISPHGIDGDTPRNPDVPNLPLDKKDDGSLSQPRTQSFQQRSHSAAYEDDFTGDESTLSISENTISGTSPVSQTKEKTKSLTKSTHSKKPDSLDSELSSLVDDHAKPIPAPRRSEQPRPERDTQFRPINREMPREYHMQRDNIRPIQQGRLSPGSLERKLAAELNLLEGMEESVRQLTDVERTRAVSLAQQETVTLAQILKGRQQTHDQEMAALQQKARQESLEATQQLNQARQNTVSAEDRANRTVTQVRQEATTTLQDSTAKLLETQAAAAMTTAEAARQLAEAKNVILNHPAAVPTEQTLKMATDVASAAATAAVQATLAKHEKPPLPRSTKRAPSKDVSEVISSAASSDLSRSLAAPYSTESFESESTDSKSTLGRRRPRTPEPASDSVHTALDDSGERTPKADDSTIKTDPGADADKTESISEDLASEKDYSFSFDETMTEDEIEEHSFRAVLPSEGHRRRAKKDCKGDVKVKEADPISVSSDDVTLTNTNLNIDNVTGPFTHEESFKKFTAAMVRQYMKEEEIRSQHQAALLKLREKALKEKTKAELDWLEQQKKHHREKGADDIYPQIKKKQRGLMLKLQQEQAEIKRLREASRVASKERQLMLYQQQEIQRLRQSAAQVRDKLKKDNGPVDDFSLSVSEVNTEDEISIGFDDHSEMRSPSPKSKDYKSDSEVNSQQERSRSRSPDAKVMRNIKKMKADPKYLTAREKKLAQRRRQAEELLKWKKRLDKEEKAVYNLEVEAINVWDKTGKAKGKTPEKEAKKETKDVAKAPESAASETLISASDASKSMSFTGKPLPAKKSKPAERTESESSIVEDISGHWQASASLVPEVLSVQSKSVKFEEKPIQSGSESSVFEDVHTASQSSSIGEDLPTVTKSSKPRTQDSGDDTLITSNHSVREEYSNDTFVSGDTTTVPGAKPPLKSPVQARVSRSLFPSDKSLTPRSPRSPKSAFHPKKKGSESESEDSFSYTQSETASISDASDIEGRIRALNEDLKRRKSEADRLKKEQKKRHKDRLKAQEASLKKQIEAYDNFISQVKTDLQKELELEPTKVAVKPQIKHPNADQKRKRTTPVTTKSMPPEGFQRSDSESSSNRSSIDESRGGISESYTPFSPSLSITAPDDSLRKSSPSPRRPGALPPIGRKPKSDSDNERTPSRSSALNGDSQRTPPTLREVKDRSEISTKRDVSQSELVDEIPEDVSLSQKSEKSDGSEFRPLKLDDLASTKSEISEHVPSRRADTESSYSATAEKSDKGESSVSEMLPTKTDKTANAVTDASEGRKEKTGSVMESEKKDEESIISEAIPTAVDDSLPPSTYKSELKLDLKLDTKPVVEFRAPDSARTIGDVVTDIPDEFSQHSIGADLKLKEDEDKTDQILTARSHRSESDLWDYVETHPEDEPPKGQSQTSQKNEKIENDISSVQSDKSSKSYVSTNSYHTRTYSDDFSDDFSDVSADRRSETSVRDSRKEAALSDDDISEHLSYRSEFSERSASEPKALDLSDGSLKLNLKDVEGDDDRTPIQSPAPRSITSPFESLVTSTPTPEEDPLAHINIGDSVIVAGIERGTLKFKGLTMFAPGHWAGVELEIAEGTNDGSKDGVRYFDCKPKHGLFAPPDKVTYEPEVQKEQEDAPSDTSDHTLTEEPIDIPSVSEKSEKITEEGKPLFSPRSVLDDSTTDISISSDLERAITSAQAAVEGFGDGQKVPEKVVETEGRKPKKDMNKIVDSITDNLTEMVVKDSVLVMGDIVAKSPSKMLDEKPGEEPKVAAPAAEKKSHEVTPAENKEEVPENNVNNAADTATRNMLNDAISHMLTVRQNQISRSSESSQDDDGTDSGIPFDEYKDDRKSTPANSQTSIDTPESAFDNKLTPEDKITPEKKDLLIPKEDALIPPVRPVSPVFGEPAAKSVNQLNHDEVNARLEALNRMDRELMDGHLLGLGDQEWFDDDYGLSAQAQIPDHPPPPYPGSPPQHPQGVRHDISKLELQRLTEEVFYAVPHKDAEVKGIISEVVDVFWERRRYGEPLDDVEPPMEFLTKDDKGQDIETNSRRVYKKLIFDLVAEHIREMYKDEEEVEPPPWAKSKRLTNKLYRGVSPPTTSESLKDLLSDRMMIMLGLKENQKESKVTRWSGRKKKDHVDEILVQELREEEPQWVNYDDDELAVKMQLTDAIFDLLLNETVTVFSQIQTKLDARVE, encoded by the exons ATGATAAATTCAAAGATGACTACATCTACACCAGATCCCGCAGTCCGCTCGCTTCACTCAACTACGATCGTCACTTTGTCCGAAATGAATCTCGTACCCTTACTCCCACAATGCACCTTAATGACGATCATAACAGATCCATTACACCACCAAAACATGTCAACTTCATCGAGAAGCCAGAATTTCATGAAATCGAATCGAGGACACGATCGTATTTagatcaaaattcaaatatgtCCGGAAAACGATACGGGCATGGCTCCGGGTTTGATAAGACTTACGAAACGGAGCCTTATGGTGCTTACGCTGCTGATGACTCCATCGCCGACACCCCAGTGGGCGCAGCGCGTGAACCTGAGATTAACTTTCTCAACGATAATTTGCATTTAAATACAAATCGAGATTTTGATTTAGGATTAGAGCCTGGGTCAAGGGGGCTCGATCGTGATGACTTTCCAAAGCTCGGGTCATACAATGCTGCCAGTTTGTTGCGCGGCTCAGAGCGCAGGACTAAGACACCGTCTCCGTATATGCTCGAGGGCGGTGCATTTGATCATTATGGATGTGCGTACACGGGGAGTATGGATGACATGGATATCGTCGCTCCGGGGCGGAGGATAAAGAAGGGCATTAAGGATTTAGGCAAGGACTCAG ATGGGCTGGCTCGGATCAAAGAACTCATAGACGAACAGCGAAGGAATATGTCATCACCTCAAG AGCTAGAGAGTCacaaggaggaggaggaggaggccGAGTTGTTGGCCAAGGTGCGTCACCAGGAGTCTGACGCCGTGATGCTGAATTCGTATGATGCCTGGGAGCAGCCAGCGGGGCAGCCACTGTCGAGGAAAATCGCAGCGGGGCCTCCAGCGCCGTCCTACAAAG GGTTCAATGAAGTTGAGACGAAGATTCGCACACCTGAGGGACGCGTTGTGAAGGTGCCATCACATCGCCGAAAGACAAAGAAAGTTGACCGAGCCAAAGAGAAGCCCAAAACAAAAG CTACTGAAAAGGAGCCCCCTTTGCCCCAAATAGCCCAAGCCATGTCCCCCCTCGATGACACCCCCATCAAGGAAAATCAACCCAAAAAATCTGCCCGGGTGCTAGCTACAAAGAAACCGTCAAAATTCGAACGAAAAGATATCATCACTACAAAGTCATGGCGTGAGGGGCAAAAACTAATTCGCCGGGAACTTGGACCACTGCCAAAACCCTCTGTTGGGAAGAAGAAGGATAATAAGTCAATGG aTGATTCACAAGAGTTTGAAGAGCCAGTAGCGAAACCGTGGGATcgcgatgataatgatgatgataatgacaaaCATGGTGCTGATGAAATACCCAAACAACCCGAGCCCAGGCCGATACTTTCAGAGCCAGGGCCGATACTTTCAGAGGAGGCGAAGGATGTACTGCATGACCTTGGTCTAG GTTCTGATTCTGAACATTCTGACGACCCTCATGACCATGATGGTGCTGATAAGTCAAGGAGGAAACACACAATGAAGAGGAAGGCACCAACATCAGAAG TGCCATCTAAGAAAGAACCAATTGCAAAAGTACGCCACTACGACTCAGACGAGGTGCGACGCTACATCCAGAAACAACAAAACGAGCGTAAGAAACGACAAGAGGAAGAAAAGCGAGCCCAGAAAGAGGCTGAGGAAAATCGTCAGAAGCAACTGCAGGATTTGTACAAGCGAGCCCGATCAAAAACAACTAAAACGAAACCAAGAAACCGTCCTGGGAATGAGACACGACTTGATGAGACCTTCTCTAAGGGTCCAGCCCCTGAGCTTTCAAAACGCCATCCATTTCATGAAGATCGTCCGTCCATG GGGGTAAGTGGTTCAGATAAAGAGAACTTCGACTCAAAGAAGGTTGAAGCTggtcagctgtggaacaaagatgaagaagatgacagTGACACACTGACGGAGGAGAGTGATGGCGAGTTGACTCCCCGTGCTTCAGCTGG GAAAGAAGGTCTTAAACCAGCTATTCCTGAATCTGAGCCTATGCAGCTTGAAGACCTCATGGATCGGTTCACCTCGTCCcaagctgctgctgctgccccTGAACAACCTGCTGCTGATGCTGCTAAACCTCGTGATACTCAACAAAATACTCAAG AAATCCCATCAAACGACCTACCAACGTCTGCACCTGCCGTGACAACGAGCGCCCCCACCAGTACAGTCAACCAGAGACCCTTGACTGCTTTTGATTCTACTACTGCCCTGCCTGCCAGCTATTCTACAAGACCTTACTCCGCCCTGTATCCAG AAATTGGTCAGAACCGAACGAGAGCAGACCGCCTCCAAGCCCTGCATAACACTGCAGCCTCACTTCAGAATCGTCTAGATTCCGAGACCCACCGTCTCACAGCTGATGCAAACATCCTTCCACGTCGAA GCCCTTTAGATCCGACGTTTGGTCCGTCCAGAGACGCTTGGGGTTATTCCCAGCCAGACGATAGTGTGCCATTTGTGAGCCGCCATGACAAGATAGCTGGGACTCATGATGACTACTCAGTGTTCAATAGAGATTTACCTG GTGTTGGAAACTTGGCCAATAGAGCGCAGGTGATTGAGGGCGACCGTGAGCGTAACGATGCGGCCACCGCCATCCAGGCTGCTTATCGTGGCCACACTGTCAGACAGAGTATGGACTGGAAGATGCCATCGGGGAGCCCAATGAGGTCCAGTCTCCGCAAGGATGTGCACTTGGAGCCAAGG GCCTTGACGTCAAGTATGGATCGCTACAATGACAGTGATGTGACCGAATCTTTGGATGAGTCAGATTCTGACTACATTAACCGACGG ATCGGTGCTGCCCTCTTCAGTAAAGACTACTGTGCATCAAACACGGAAATCAAACGATCTCCGGTCGAGTTTACCCAGGTGCCGTCCCACCGCCATCTGAGGTCAAGTAAACCACGCTACATGTGGGAGGAGAAGAGGGCGGATCCTTTTAGTATTTATAACATACATACGAGGAGACTGCAGCAGCAGAACGAACAAG GAAATCCACGTAGTTCACCACAGGAGTTCTATACAAGAGAGACTGTGGCCCCACGACTAACCGCTCCTGAGAATTACAAGTACAGCAGTTTGCCAGGCCAAGAACAACCCTCCAGTTCCACCTTGACCTCAATCAGTCCACATGGCATCGATGGTGATACCCCTCGAAACCCAGACGTACCAAATCTACCTCTGGACAAAAAGGATGATGGTTCTTTGTCCCAACCCCGTACCCAGAGCTTTCAGCAGAGGTCTCATTCAGCTGCGTATGAGGATGATTTCACCGGTGACGAGAGCACGTTATCCATATCCGAGAACACGATATCAGGAACATCACCAGT CAGCCAGACAAAGGAGAAGACGAAATCACTGACGAAATCAACTCACtcaaagaaaccagattcactCGATTCGGAGCTTTCAAGTCTTGTTGATGATCATGCAAAACCCATACCTGCTCCAAGAAGGTCTGAGCAACCCAGACCAGAAAGAGACACCCAGTTTCGTCCGATAAATCGGGAAATGCCTCGGGAATATCATATGCAGCGTGATAACATTCGACCTATCCAGCAAGGCCGTCTCTCGCCGGGATCTTTGGAACGAAAGCTTGCAGCGGAGTTGAATCTGTTGGAGGGGATGGAGGAATCAGTGCGGCAGCTGACAGATGTCGAGAGGACGAGAGCTGTGTCATTGGCACaacaagagacagtcacattGGCTCAGATTCTAAAG GGCAGGCAACAGACACATGATCAAGAAATGGCAGCACTGCAGCAAAAGGCCCGCCAAGAATCCCTGGAGGCGACCCAACAGCTGAACCAGGCACGGCAAAACACTGTCAGTGCTGAGGATCGAGCAAATAGGACCGTCACGCAAGTACGACAAGAGGCGACAACGACATTGCAAGATTCTACGGCCAAGTTGCTTGAAACTCAGGCGGCCGCAGCCATGACTACAGCTGAGGCTGCCAGACAACTTGCTGAG GCCAAGAATGTAATTCTTAACCACCCAGCTGCTGTACCAACTGAGCAGACTCTAAAAATGGCCACAGATGTCGCTAGTGCTGCTGCAACCGCTGCTGTGCAAGCCACGCTAGCAAAACATGAAAAGCCACCTCTTCCTCGCTCCACAAAGCGTGCTCCATCTAAGGACGTTTCGGAGGTCATTTCGAGTGCTGCATCTTCAGACTTGAGCCGTTCGCTTGCTGCGCCTTACAGCACTGAGAGCTTTGAGAGCGAATCAACTGATTCCAAGTCGACACTTGGGAGGAGGCGCCCTAGGACACCAGA GCCTGCATCAGATAGTGTTCACACTGCCCTTGATGACTCTGGTGAGAGGACCCCCAAGGCAGACGACAGCACAATCAAAACAGACCCAGGAGCAGACGCTGACAAGACTGAGAGCATCAGTGAAGACTTGGCTAGCGAAAAAG ACTACTCCTTCAGTTTCGACGAGACGATGACAGAAGATGAGATTGAAGAGCATTCATTtcgtgcagtgctgccatctgaaggTCATCGTCGACGCGCCAAGAAAGACTGCAAGGGTGATGTTAAAGTGAAGGAGGCTGACCCCATATCGGTGTCATCTGATGATGTCACTT tgaCCAACACAAACTTGAACATCGACAATGTCACCGGCCCTTTCACCCATGAAGAATCCTTCAAGAAATTCACCGCTGCGATGGTACGACagtacatgaaagaggaagagATCCGCTCACAACATCAGGCGGCACTCCTGAAACTCCGTGAGAAGGCGCTGAAGGAAAAGACCAAGGCGGAGCTTGATTGGTTGGAACAGCAGAAGAAACACCACCGGGAGAAGGGAGCAGACGACATCTACCCTCAGATTAAGAAGAAGCAACGTGGCCTCATGTTGAAGCTGCAACAAGAACAA GCAGAGATCAAACGTTTGAGAGAAGCGAGTCGAGTGGCAAGTAAAGAGCGCCAGTTGATGTTATACCAGCAACAGGAGATTCAGCGCCTACGCCAATCAGCTGCACAGGTCCGTGATAAGCTGAAGAAGGATAATGGGCCCGTTGACGACTTTAGTTTGAGCGTCAGTGAGGTGAACACCGAGGATGAGATAAGCATTGGT tttgaTGACCACAGTGAGATGAGGAGTCCAAGTCCTAAATCCAAGGATTATAAATCAGACTCCGAGGTGAATAGCCAACAGGAGAGGTCACGGTCAAGGTCACCGGATGCCAAGGTCATGCGTAACATCAAGAAAATGAAGGCAGATCCAAA GTACCTGACAGCTCGTGAGAAGAAGTTGGCCCAGAGGCGACGCCAGGCCGAGGAATTACTGAAATGGAAGAAGCGCTTGGATAAGGAGGAGAAGGCTGTGTACAATCTTGAGGTGGAGGCCATCAATGTCTGGGATAAGACGGGCAAGGCCAAGGGCAAGACACCAGAGAAGGAGGCCAAGAAAGAAACAAAAG ATGTTGCAAAAGCTCCAGAGTCTGCAGCCTCCGAAACTCTCATCTCCGCTTCTGACGCCTCAAAATCGATGTCATTCACCGGTAAACCACTCCCGGCCAAAAAATCAAAACCTGCTGAGCGAACGGAGAGCGAGAGTTCGATTGTTGAAGATATCTCCGGCCATTGGCAGGCAAGTGCGAGCTTGGTTCCTGAGGTTTTGAGCGTCCAATCAAAATCAGTGAAGTTTGAGGAGAAGCCCATCCAAAGTGGTAGCGAGAGTTCTGTCTTCGAGGATGTGCACACCGCTTCTCAGTCGAGCAGTATTGGTGAAGATTTGCCAACGGTGACAAAGTCTTCAAAACCAAG aACGCAAGACTCTGGTGATGACACACTCATCACAAGTAACCATTCTGTACGTGAAGAATACTCCAATGATACGTTTGTGTCCGGCGATACCACGACAGTTCCTGGCGCAAAGCCGCCGCTCAAGTCACCAGTCCAGGCTCGGGTGTCACGCAGCCTCTTCCCCTCCGATAAGAGCCTCACTCCCAGGAGCCCACGATCGCCGAAGAGCGCTTTCCATCCCAAGAAGAAGGGGTCAGAAAGCGAATCTGAGGACTCCTTCTCTTATACGCAGTCAG AAACGGCCTCCATTTCTGATGCAAGTGACATAGAAGGCCGGATCAGGGCATTGAATGAAGATCTGAAGCGGCGGAAGTCAGAGGCTGACCGGCTTAAGAAGGAACAGAAGAAGCGCCACAAGGATCGTCTCAAGGCACAGGAGGCATCGCTCAAGAAGCAGATTGAG GCCTATGATAACTTCATCAGCCAGGTCAAGACCGACCTTCAGAAAGAACTCGAATTGGAACCCACCAAGGTCGCCGTCAAACCTCAGATCAAACACCCCAACGCTGACCAAAAACGCAAACGAACTACCCCAGTGACGACCAAGTCCATGCCGCCAGAGGGATTCCAGCGTAGCGACTCGGAAAGCAGCTCTAATCGATCCAGCATTGATGAGAGCCGAGGAGGAATCAGTGAAAGCTATACTCCCTTTAGTCCATCGCTGTCTATCACTGCACCTGATG ATTCACTTCGTAAGTCATCCCCATCGCCAAGACGTCCTGGGGCACTTCCACCCATCGGCCGCAAACCAAAGTCTGATTCTGACAATGAGCGTACACCATCAAGGAGCAGCGCTTTGAACGGGGACTCACAACGTACCCCGCCAACATTACGTGAGGTCAAGGACAGATCGGAGATATCAACAAAAAGGGATGTCAGTCAATCGGAGCTTGTTGATGAAATACCGGAAGATGTCAGCCTCAGTCAGAAATCTGAAAAATCTGATGGATCTGAGTTCAGGCCATTAAAATTAGACGATCTTGCTTCGACAAAATCGGAAATATCAGAACATGTGCCATCACGAAGAGCAGATACCGAGTCGTCGTATTCTGCGACGGCGGAAAAATCTGATAAGGGGGAGTCCAGCGTGTCAGAAATGCTTCCCACGAAAACGGATAAAACGGCTAATGCAGTTACAGATGCTTCAGAGGGCCGGAAAGAAAAAACTGGAAGTGTGATGGAGAGTGAGAAGAAAGATGAGGAGTCCATCATATCTGAGGCGATACCCACTGCGGTTGATGACTCCTTGCCTCCATCCACTTATAAGAGTGAACTGAAATTAGATCTGAAACTAGACACTAAACCGGTTGTGGAGTTCCGGGCTCCGGATAGTGCGAGAACGATCGGCGATGTCGTTACAGATATTCCAGATGAATTTTCACAACATTCCATTGGTGCCGATCTGAAACTGAAAGAAGACGAAGATAAAACTGATCAAATTCTTACAGCACGGTCGCACAGGTCGGAATCAGATCTGTGGGACTACGTAGAAACTCACCCCGAAGATGAGCCTCCAAAGGGCCAATCACAAACAAGTCAAAAGAACGAAAAAATAGAGAACGATATCTCATCGGTGCAGAGCGATAAGTCTTCCAAAAGCTATGTGTCAACAAACTCATATCACACTCGCACTTATAGTGACGATTTTTCCGATGATTTTTCTGATGTGTCTGCTGACCGCCGGTCAGAAACATCGGTCAGGGATAGCCGGAAGGAGGCTGCGCTGTCTGATGATGACATCAGCGAACATTTGTCCTATCGGAGCGAGTTCAGTGAGCGATCGGCTTCAGAGCCAAAAGCATTAGATTTGTCCGACGGCTCACTTAAACTGAACCTTAAGGATGTTGAAGGTGATGATGACAGGACCCCCATTCAGTCTCCTGCACCAAGAAGTATTACATCTCCATTTGAGTCTCTTGTGACAAGCACTCCAACACCGGAAGAGGACCCCTTAGCACATATCAACATCGGCGACTCAGTCATCGTTGCTGGCATCGAACGTGGCACGTTGAAATTCAAGGGTCTGACAATGTTTGCTCCGGGGCACTGGGCTGGGGTTGAACTAGAAATAGCAGAAGGCACCAATGACGGCAGCAAGGATGGCGTACGCTACTTTGACTGTAAACCAAAACACGGATTATTTGCACCACCTGACAAAGTAACTTATGAACCCGAGGTTCAGAAGGAGCAAGAAGACGCCCCAAGTGATACATCAGATCACACCTTGACTGAAGAacccattgacattccatctgTATCAGAAAAATCGGAAAAAATTACCGAGGAAGGAAAACCGTTATTTTCGCCAAGATCAGTCCTAGATGACTCCACGACTGACATATCGATCTCTAGTGATTTGGAGCGTGCCATTACATCTGCCCAGGCTGCAGTTGAAGGATTTGGCGATGGGCAGAAGGTGCCAGAGAAAGTGGTTGAAACGGAAGGGAGGAAGCCAAAGAAAGATATGAATAAGATTGTTGACAGTATTACGGATAATTTGACGGAGATGGTGGTGAAGGATTCCGTGTTGGTTATGGGCGATATCGTGGCCAAGTCTCCAAGTAAAATGTTGGATGAGAAGCCGGGAGAGGAACCCAAGGTAGCTGCTCCTGCTGCTGAGAAGAAATCTCATGAGGTTACACCGGCTGAGAACAAAGAAG AAGTGCCCGAGAACAACGTCAACAATGCCGCAGACACCGCTACGAGAAATATGCTCAATGATGCTATCAGTCACATGCTCACAGTTCGACAGAATCAAATCTCGCGGTCGTCTGAATCATCCCAAGACGACGACGGAACTGATTCAGGTATTCCGTTCGATGAGTATAAAGATGACCGGAAATCCACCCCGGCAAATTCCCAGACGTCCATCGACACACCAGAATCAGCTTTCGACAATAAGTTGACCCCTGAGGATAAGATTACTCCAGAGAAGAAAGATCTGCTGATACCAAAGGAGGATGCTCTCATTCCCCCAGTTAGACCAGTGTCACCTGTGTTCGGAGAGCCAGCGGCCAAGTCTGTCAACCAACTCAATCAT GATGAAGTGAATGCACGCCTTGAAGCCCTGAATCGCATGGACAGAGAGCTAATGGACGGACACCTCCTTGGCTTGGGTGATCAAGAATGGTTCGATGATGACTACGGTCTGAGCGCCCAGGCTCAGATTCCTGACCACCCACCACCACCATACCCTGGCTCACCCCCACAACACCCACAAG GCGTGCGACATGACATCAGCAAACTTGAACTGCAGCGTTTGACGGAAGAAGTGTTCTACGCCGTTCCTCACAAAGATGCTGAAGTCAAGGGCATCATATCTGAAGTGGTGGATGTTTTCTGGGAGCGGCGTCGATACGGCGAGCCTCTGGATGACGTTGAACCACCAATGGAGTTCCTCACAAAAGACGACAAGGGACAGGATATTGAAACAAACAGTCGGCGAGTGTataagaaattgattttcgacCTTGTTGCCGAACATATCCGTGAAATGTACAAGGACGAGGAAGAGGTTGAGCCCCCACCGTGGGCAAAATCCAAACGTCTGACGAATAAACTATATCGGGGGGTCAGCCCACCAACGACGTCAGAAAGTTTGAAGGATCTATTGTCGGATCGTATGATGATCATGCTCGGTTTGAAAGAAAACCAGAAAGAATCAAAAGTGACTCGCTGGAGTGGACGGAAGAAGAAGGATCACGTCGACGAGATTTTAGTTCAGGAATTACGTGAGGAGGAACCGCAGTGGGTTAATTACGACGATGATGAACTCGCCGTGAAAATGCAGTTGACGGATGCGATTTTTGATTTGTTACTCAATGAAACTGTGACTGTGTTCAGCCAAATCCAGACAAAGTTAGACGCCAGGGTTGAGTGA